One region of Actinopolymorpha sp. NPDC004070 genomic DNA includes:
- a CDS encoding DUF262 domain-containing protein, protein MDGAERDPAEEVIVDDIQTVDEDEETLPFQYSITAYGADYPVDGLVKRLQSGSIYTPPFQRGFVWTPRQGSRFIESLLLGLPVPGIFLSREEDGGSRLLIIDGQQRLLTLQYFYQGVYGGTGREFKLLGVQDRYSGLTYRNLEDSDRIRLDDSIVHATIVRQDVPTNDSSSIYHVFERLNTGGTPLSPQEIRACVYHGKLNTLLRELNNLKEWRSIFGPPNNRMRDQELILRFLAFRFARKSYQEPLKGFLNAFMGAHSDLSDDLAERFAKAFKDAVGFAYEALGPQAFKPVRALNASVFESVMVGISERIESDPSLDTSRILDAYGSLLGDPSFRNATERATASREAVATRFSLAHEAFADV, encoded by the coding sequence ATGGACGGCGCCGAACGGGACCCTGCAGAAGAAGTCATCGTTGATGATATACAAACCGTAGATGAAGACGAAGAGACGCTTCCGTTTCAGTATTCCATTACCGCATATGGCGCGGACTACCCGGTGGACGGGCTTGTTAAACGGCTGCAATCTGGATCGATATACACGCCGCCATTTCAGCGTGGCTTTGTTTGGACTCCCAGACAGGGTTCACGGTTCATCGAGTCTCTGCTGTTAGGCTTACCGGTGCCAGGTATCTTTCTCTCCCGGGAGGAGGATGGCGGTAGCCGACTGCTTATCATTGACGGCCAACAGCGACTTCTTACTCTGCAGTATTTCTACCAAGGCGTATATGGCGGTACTGGTCGAGAATTCAAGTTACTTGGCGTCCAGGACAGGTACTCAGGACTGACTTACCGCAATCTGGAAGATAGTGATCGAATCCGACTGGATGACTCCATCGTTCACGCCACCATCGTTAGACAAGATGTACCTACTAATGATAGTAGTTCTATCTACCATGTCTTCGAGAGGCTGAACACAGGAGGTACTCCGCTTTCGCCTCAGGAGATACGTGCTTGTGTCTATCACGGCAAGCTCAACACTCTCCTGCGTGAGCTGAACAATCTAAAGGAATGGCGGAGTATCTTCGGGCCACCGAACAACCGGATGCGGGATCAAGAGTTGATTCTCCGATTCCTTGCCTTTCGGTTTGCAAGGAAGTCGTATCAAGAACCGCTTAAGGGCTTCCTCAATGCTTTCATGGGGGCGCATAGCGACTTGAGCGATGATCTGGCGGAGCGGTTCGCTAAGGCCTTTAAGGACGCCGTAGGGTTCGCCTATGAGGCGCTCGGTCCTCAAGCCTTCAAGCCTGTTCGAGCTTTAAATGCGTCGGTGTTTGAGTCGGTCATGGTTGGGATCTCTGAGCGTATAGAGTCTGATCCATCACTCGATACAAGTCGGATCCTTGATGCGTACGGTAGCCTATTAGGAGATCCGAGCTTCAGGAATGCTACTGAGAGGGCGACGGCCAGCCGGGAGGCGGTAGCGACCCGGTTTAGCCTAGCTCACGAAGCGTTTGCTGACGTTTGA
- a CDS encoding site-specific DNA-methyltransferase, with amino-acid sequence MNEPAVPLSRPLRRAVRQPATPELPNIYPRTAVARLDRDAYAGRLESFPVTRVAPVVGMAESFIKRVLGNKKLLAVDDVLELLDQDAFAETFVPRSRVLEYLLSTTDDVAHRDTDIIESDETWRLVHGDFLQVVESIPKSTVQCVVTSTPYWGMRIYKEAQLVRWADGDECAFGHEQTPEAFIRHTVEILYRLRPVLTDSASVWWNLMDTFMTRTQIRGNAYEALQAMDGRNRKSWADHEHHRYSAGHSYIKDGEQCGIPALVAERASRIGYYAKSIITWAKINSLPEPQNSRVSRNLEYVLHLSTRRAPKFDKSSYRRLSANIGGRNALYEGDKLSDVWVIPVSSGGDGHGAQFPLALPGRCIAISTGPNDLVLDPFIGSGNTAVAALTLGRKVLGVDVSREYLTVAESKIRQLEDRLPLEIAPSAPTEELQKLQRMSS; translated from the coding sequence ATGAACGAGCCCGCCGTACCGCTGAGTAGACCGCTGCGGAGAGCGGTGCGACAGCCCGCCACGCCAGAGCTGCCCAACATCTACCCGAGGACAGCCGTCGCTCGGCTCGATCGGGACGCGTATGCCGGACGGCTCGAGAGCTTCCCAGTCACCCGTGTAGCACCGGTTGTCGGCATGGCTGAGTCCTTCATCAAGCGCGTGCTTGGCAACAAGAAGCTGCTCGCCGTTGACGATGTGTTAGAACTGCTCGACCAGGATGCGTTCGCAGAGACCTTCGTGCCTCGTAGTCGCGTGCTGGAGTATCTCCTCTCCACAACTGATGATGTCGCCCATCGTGACACCGACATCATCGAAAGTGACGAGACGTGGCGTCTGGTTCACGGAGACTTTCTGCAGGTCGTCGAATCAATACCCAAGTCCACTGTGCAGTGTGTTGTCACTTCGACGCCCTACTGGGGAATGCGTATCTACAAAGAAGCGCAGCTCGTACGTTGGGCTGATGGAGATGAGTGCGCCTTCGGGCATGAGCAGACTCCAGAGGCGTTCATTAGACACACTGTCGAGATCCTCTATCGACTGCGCCCGGTTCTGACTGATTCGGCTTCGGTGTGGTGGAACCTGATGGACACATTTATGACGCGGACACAGATTCGGGGGAACGCGTATGAGGCTTTGCAGGCCATGGACGGGCGGAATCGGAAGAGTTGGGCCGATCACGAGCATCACCGGTATAGCGCTGGCCACTCCTACATAAAGGACGGCGAGCAATGCGGGATTCCTGCATTAGTGGCGGAACGTGCAAGCCGAATCGGCTACTACGCCAAGAGCATAATCACTTGGGCTAAGATCAACAGTCTCCCCGAGCCACAGAATTCCCGTGTCAGTCGCAACCTTGAGTATGTCCTACACTTGTCTACGCGACGAGCGCCAAAGTTTGATAAATCTAGCTATCGCCGTTTGAGTGCCAACATTGGTGGACGAAATGCCCTATACGAGGGAGATAAACTTTCCGACGTGTGGGTAATCCCGGTATCGTCCGGCGGGGACGGTCACGGCGCCCAGTTCCCGTTGGCACTTCCTGGAAGGTGTATCGCAATTTCGACGGGCCCTAACGATCTCGTACTCGATCCTTTTATCGGGTCGGGAAATACTGCCGTCGCTGCGTTAACGTTGGGCCGTAAAGTGTTAGGTGTGGATGTCTCGCGCGAGTACCTGACGGTAGCTGAGTCAAAGATTCGGCAATTAGAAGACCGGTTGCCGCTCGAGATCGCCCCTAGCGCCCCAACTGAAGAGTTGCAAAAGCTTCAGAGAATGTCGAGCTAA
- a CDS encoding AAA family ATPase, translating into MSQTLFVDGDLRRGLREDAATLLGAMLPAQARPSRQSLAVLILRDHQFDVGADWPDAEALLLVSLGLDDSALTAITSDSPIGAPLLTQTEWSFETIDEALRPEEAVVVQAPATSVPSPDTSQMNLASAESDTLSVIVDSRVERMLRLALTSYSSVLLVGPPGTGKGMLLRWALAEVEADPERYGFDRGRVPNAMWRTPDESWTSFELIGGLAPDEGGALKWSPGALLDAISENRWLILDEANRGDMDKIMGPLLTWLSKQEVEIGRSHAHGGHPIHIGWSSDRNSIRTSPTETANVARYLAGRDWRLLGTYNPQDAQRVFRFGQALSRRFVTIPVPAVKPGQFSQLLERTYPHFSADAVAAVVSLYTAHLAEEATVLGPALFLGIARYVLAGFATADYSEGSGPVSPSAVDVDLEDPAGDRSELLGDLLAEAYILGAGRYLAGYDDRLFEALGEIIVNDEGALSRGQWIWVKAQRDVLS; encoded by the coding sequence ATGTCCCAGACATTGTTCGTCGACGGTGACCTACGTAGGGGGCTGCGTGAGGACGCTGCGACTCTCCTGGGCGCAATGCTGCCAGCGCAGGCGCGGCCGTCGAGGCAGTCATTGGCGGTATTAATTCTCCGTGATCATCAATTCGATGTAGGCGCCGACTGGCCAGATGCAGAGGCCCTCCTCCTAGTCAGCTTGGGCCTCGACGACTCCGCCTTGACTGCGATCACTTCGGACAGCCCGATAGGCGCGCCCTTGCTCACCCAGACCGAATGGTCGTTTGAGACGATCGATGAGGCTCTGCGGCCCGAAGAAGCTGTCGTAGTTCAGGCGCCCGCTACGAGCGTCCCTTCACCTGACACGTCACAGATGAACTTAGCATCCGCGGAGAGTGATACTTTATCAGTGATAGTGGACAGTCGCGTTGAGCGAATGTTAAGGCTTGCCTTGACGTCCTATTCATCAGTGCTGCTCGTTGGGCCGCCGGGAACTGGCAAAGGAATGTTATTGCGATGGGCGCTAGCCGAGGTTGAAGCCGACCCCGAGCGCTACGGCTTCGATAGAGGTCGCGTCCCGAATGCAATGTGGCGAACCCCAGATGAGAGTTGGACCTCTTTCGAACTTATCGGTGGTTTAGCTCCCGACGAGGGAGGTGCGCTTAAGTGGTCACCAGGTGCCCTGCTTGATGCAATATCTGAAAATCGGTGGCTCATCCTAGATGAAGCCAATCGGGGCGACATGGACAAAATAATGGGTCCACTTCTGACCTGGCTGTCGAAGCAGGAAGTTGAGATCGGCCGTTCCCACGCACACGGAGGTCATCCTATCCACATTGGATGGTCGTCCGATCGTAATTCGATTAGAACCAGCCCTACTGAGACTGCCAACGTCGCGCGTTATCTAGCTGGCCGGGACTGGCGGCTCCTCGGCACATACAATCCTCAAGATGCTCAACGAGTCTTCCGCTTCGGACAGGCTTTATCTCGCCGCTTCGTGACTATCCCCGTACCGGCAGTTAAGCCCGGTCAGTTCTCGCAGCTTCTTGAGCGAACCTACCCGCATTTTAGTGCGGATGCGGTGGCAGCTGTTGTGAGCCTATACACAGCTCACTTGGCCGAGGAAGCAACTGTTCTCGGGCCTGCACTCTTCCTCGGAATCGCTCGGTACGTGCTCGCCGGCTTCGCCACAGCTGACTACAGCGAGGGCAGCGGACCGGTGTCGCCAAGTGCTGTTGACGTAGACTTGGAAGACCCTGCTGGTGATAGGTCCGAGCTACTCGGTGACTTGTTAGCTGAAGCCTACATTCTTGGTGCAGGTAGGTACCTCGCCGGCTACGACGACAGACTGTTTGAGGCCTTGGGTGAAATAATCGTAAACGATGAGGGCGCGCTTTCGAGAGGGCAGTGGATATGGGTCAAGGCGCAGAGGGACGTCCTGAGCTAG
- a CDS encoding Shedu anti-phage system protein SduA domain-containing protein, producing MLDEPWRTAVSSLQALISGPSQQQLDLAGKLGIPMGMNTPEPVARVRLARAVREPLKLNRPPQPSENSITWLRELEAALDVVPVELDELQDQADVSAWIQVRYAARTIRHLETLQPGIGDILSVESPSKAFQGEVSSIGSDGQIYFRGGIGRRAWPHQVSVLARVGDADYRSMQYIVAQQVTMLRQEIDTGYARLPELAEFRVDETPNPASLAALEEAVHSAVDEKPIQKVLEDHPELLAHLILGNHASFVIPQKKLGAEHVPDFLVAGVTSAGFKWLLVELESPTAPLTVKDGQGEKRLRKGIHQITTWRDWLTENLNYAKKPKKEQGLGLPGIRANSDGLVIISREDGTPRGNFVRNLARESDRIEIRTYDWLIRAARDRMHGVSKYDGDALNSRGSVLSFEDLAETL from the coding sequence ATGCTTGACGAGCCCTGGCGCACGGCGGTAAGCAGCTTACAGGCACTGATATCCGGACCCTCGCAGCAACAACTCGACCTTGCGGGCAAGTTAGGGATTCCAATGGGCATGAATACGCCTGAACCAGTCGCCCGGGTCCGGCTCGCCCGCGCAGTGCGCGAGCCTCTCAAGCTAAACCGTCCACCGCAGCCTTCGGAGAACTCCATAACTTGGCTAAGAGAACTTGAAGCCGCACTCGACGTCGTACCAGTCGAGCTGGACGAACTCCAGGACCAGGCAGATGTCAGCGCATGGATTCAAGTCCGGTATGCGGCGCGCACAATTCGCCACCTAGAAACGCTCCAACCGGGGATAGGCGACATTCTCTCTGTCGAGTCGCCGTCAAAGGCTTTCCAAGGGGAGGTGTCGAGCATCGGATCAGACGGGCAAATATACTTCCGTGGCGGAATAGGGAGGCGAGCATGGCCCCATCAGGTTAGTGTATTAGCCCGAGTCGGTGATGCCGACTACCGTAGCATGCAATACATTGTTGCGCAGCAAGTAACAATGCTTCGGCAGGAGATCGATACGGGATACGCGCGGCTTCCCGAGCTCGCAGAGTTCCGGGTGGACGAGACGCCGAATCCCGCTAGCCTGGCGGCCTTGGAAGAGGCAGTACATTCAGCGGTAGACGAAAAACCCATCCAAAAGGTGCTCGAAGATCACCCCGAGCTCCTTGCTCACCTGATTCTGGGGAACCACGCGAGCTTTGTGATTCCCCAGAAGAAACTTGGAGCCGAACATGTGCCGGACTTTCTTGTCGCTGGTGTGACCTCGGCTGGATTCAAGTGGTTGCTAGTGGAGTTAGAGAGCCCGACCGCTCCGTTGACCGTGAAGGATGGCCAAGGTGAAAAACGACTGCGTAAAGGGATTCATCAGATCACTACATGGAGAGACTGGCTGACGGAGAACCTGAACTACGCGAAGAAGCCGAAGAAAGAACAAGGCTTGGGGCTACCCGGGATCAGGGCGAACTCAGACGGTCTGGTCATTATTTCTCGGGAGGACGGAACGCCACGCGGCAATTTTGTCCGGAATCTCGCAAGAGAGAGTGACCGAATCGAAATTCGGACATATGACTGGTTGATACGTGCTGCGAGAGATAGAATGCATGGCGTCAGTAAATACGATGGGGACGCCTTAAATAGTCGAGGAAGTGTACTGTCATTCGAGGATCTTGCTGAAACTCTGTAG
- a CDS encoding helix-turn-helix domain-containing protein, which translates to MTSFGKMLRNLRTTQGLSLAHLALQVHYSKGYLSNVERGKKPPTEDLARSCDQALNARGELIAAAHLDVVASTDTTPWQTAELIRRIQASDTTPGTLEGLHATVADLCCQYPYQDASDLRAEALRWLDQVCRLLRRPVGLHDHTELLVAAGWLALLIGCLEYDLGMRTAAEATRTAARQLGDEAGHSEIIAWTYEMSAWFALTQGRYADVVGAAQAGQAVDRAHGVHVQLIAQEAKARARIRDNLNLARDLERGHQVLNRLPTPGRVDNHFVVDPSKWNYYAMDAFRLAGDDEHAEEHARIVIAANTTPDGIVRAPMRIAESKLTLATIASRRGDLEEAFQLGMEALQGPRKSLPSLVMVAGELDSELHRRFPSEGQTADFHEALSALR; encoded by the coding sequence ATGACGAGCTTCGGGAAGATGCTTCGCAACCTGCGAACCACGCAGGGCCTGTCGCTGGCGCACCTAGCGCTACAGGTGCACTACAGCAAGGGGTACCTGTCGAACGTCGAGCGGGGGAAGAAGCCGCCGACCGAGGACTTGGCCCGCAGCTGCGACCAGGCTCTCAACGCACGCGGTGAGCTCATCGCAGCCGCGCACTTGGACGTTGTTGCCAGCACCGACACCACTCCCTGGCAGACCGCCGAACTCATCCGGCGTATTCAGGCGTCCGACACAACTCCGGGAACCCTCGAAGGGCTCCACGCCACGGTCGCCGACCTGTGCTGCCAGTACCCGTACCAGGACGCCAGCGACCTTCGCGCCGAGGCACTCCGGTGGCTTGACCAGGTGTGCCGACTCCTTCGCAGGCCCGTCGGCCTGCATGACCACACTGAGCTCTTGGTCGCCGCCGGCTGGCTCGCGCTGCTGATCGGCTGCCTGGAGTACGACCTCGGTATGCGCACCGCGGCTGAGGCCACCCGTACCGCGGCCCGGCAGCTCGGCGACGAGGCTGGGCACAGCGAGATCATCGCCTGGACGTATGAGATGAGCGCGTGGTTCGCACTCACGCAGGGCCGGTATGCGGATGTCGTCGGCGCCGCACAGGCGGGCCAGGCGGTCGACCGCGCACACGGCGTGCATGTCCAGCTCATCGCCCAGGAGGCCAAAGCTCGGGCGCGGATCCGAGACAATCTCAACCTCGCCCGCGACCTCGAGCGCGGGCACCAGGTCCTCAACCGGCTACCTACTCCCGGACGCGTCGACAACCACTTCGTCGTTGACCCGTCCAAGTGGAACTACTACGCCATGGACGCCTTCCGCCTCGCTGGCGACGACGAACACGCCGAAGAGCACGCCCGCATCGTCATCGCCGCCAACACCACACCGGACGGCATCGTCCGCGCACCAATGAGAATCGCAGAGTCCAAGCTCACCCTGGCCACCATCGCCAGCCGACGCGGCGACCTCGAGGAAGCCTTCCAACTCGGCATGGAAGCCCTCCAGGGGCCGCGGAAGTCGCTGCCTTCACTCGTCATGGTCGCCGGCGAACTCGACTCAGAACTCCACCGACGCTTCCCGAGCGAAGGCCAGACTGCAGACTTCCACGAAGCACTCAGCGCACTCCGTTAG
- a CDS encoding GntR family transcriptional regulator has product MALSPDDVRPLHVQIADDLRRQISAGRYRVGDKLPSLRALAETYNVAEPTVHSAIRDLQRAGILVSTSGRGTFVQAVPDAEAPSGTAQPEVEALRTRVDELDRRLTAIEERLHG; this is encoded by the coding sequence ATGGCCCTCAGCCCGGACGACGTGCGTCCGCTGCATGTCCAGATCGCCGATGACCTGCGCAGGCAGATCAGCGCCGGTCGGTACCGCGTTGGTGACAAGCTGCCTTCGCTGAGGGCACTGGCTGAGACGTACAACGTCGCAGAGCCGACGGTGCACAGTGCGATCCGCGACCTCCAAAGAGCCGGCATCCTCGTCTCGACCAGCGGGCGCGGAACCTTCGTCCAAGCCGTGCCCGATGCCGAAGCGCCGAGCGGCACCGCCCAGCCCGAGGTCGAAGCCCTGCGGACACGCGTCGACGAGCTCGACAGACGCTTGACGGCTATCGAGGAACGCCTGCACGGTTAA